From Demequina capsici:
CTAGCGAGTGGTGCCCGAATTGTGCGGATGCACGCGGGATCCGTGGACAGCGGTCCGGGCGCCTCCTGGGGCCGCCTCGAGGGACCGGGCGGGCGTCAAGGTTAGGATTGGCACTCACAGGTGCCGAGTGCCAATGTCGATCGGGAGGTGGAGCGGCATGACCGAGGAGCGCAGGCGTGCCGTGCTGCGCGCGATCGTCGAGGGCTACGTGGAGACGTCGGAGCCGATCGGCTCCAAGGCGCTCGCGGCGAGGACCGGGCTGGGGGTGTCCCCGGCGACCATACGCAACGACATGGCCATCCTCGAGGAGGAGGGGCTGATCACGCAGCCCCATACGTCGGCCGGGCGGATCCCCACCGACAAGGGCTATCGATCGTTCGTCGACTACCTCGCGCTGACCTCGCTGCCGGACAGCCACAAGCGCGCCATCACCACGTTCCTGTCCGATGCCTTGGACCTCAACGACGTGATCGAGCGGTCCGTGCGCATGCTGAGCCAGTTGACGCGTCAGGTCGCGGTGGTCCAGTACCCGTCGCTGCGCGAGTCGGCGGTGCAGCGCGTGGAGCTGGTCGCGCTGGGGCTCGACCGCATCCTGGTGGTCGTCATCAGCGCCGACGCTCGGGTGGAGCAGTCCACCGTGCTCGTGACGACGGCCGTGATCCAGGACGAGCTCGACCGTGCGGTGCGCGAGATCAATGAGATCGCGATGGGCAGGACGCCGACGGCGCTTGAGCCGCCCCTGTCGGCCTGGGCGGACCGGCCGGGGCAGCCTGCGTGGGTCGCGGGTGTGACCTCGGCCGTGATCCAGGCGGCGCGGGGCGGCACGGTGCAGCGTGTCATCTTCGCCGGCGCCTCGAATCTTGCACGCGGCAGCGACCTCGAGGCTGACGCGATCGGTCCCGTGCTCGACGCGCTCGAGGAGCAGGTGGTGCTCCTCAGGCTCCTGCACGAGATGACCAGCGGAGACTCCGACGTGGCGGTGCGGATCGGCCACGAGACCCGCAACGACGCCCTCGCCCGCACCTCTATCGTCGCTGCCGGCTACGGAAGCGGTCCTTCCGTCTCGCTGCTCGGGGCCCTGGGGCCCACCCGTATGGACTATCCCTCCACGATGGCCGCGGTACGCGCGGTCGCCCGATACCTGTCGAAGGTGGTTGACGCTTAAGTGACGGATTACTACGCAGTGCTGGGCCTGTCCCGGAACGCAACGGACGCCGAGATCAAGAAGGCGTATCGCAAGCTCGCCCGCGAGCATCATCCCGACGTCGCGGGTCCCGAGGGCGAGGAGCGCTTCAAGGAGGTCGGCGCGGCCTACGAGGTGCTGTCGAACCCCGAGAAGAAGGCGATGTACGACCGCGGCGTGGACCCGCGTTCGTCAGCGGGATCCCAGGGTGGCGCCCAAGGCTTCGGGTTCGAGGACATCTTCGAGTCGTTCTTCGGGGGCGGCAGCCCGTTCGGCGGTCAGCAGCGGGGGCCGGCGTCACGCACCCAGCGCGGAGGCGACCAGCTCGTCGTCACCGAGGTGACGCTCGAGGAGGCCGTGTTCGGCGTGACCCGCGAGGTGGTCGTCGACCTGGCCGACGTGTGCTCCACGTGCTCCGGCTCGTGCTGCGCGCCCGGCACCCAGCCGACCACGTGCACCACCTGCCGCGGCGCGGGACACGTGCAGCGGGTCGCGCGGTCGCTGCTCGGCAACGTGATGACCTCGTCGCCGTGCCCGGACTGCGGCGGGTACGGCACGATCATCGCCTCCCCGTGCCCCGACTGCGCGGGTCGCGGACGGACCCATTCCCGCCACACGATCAAGGTGGACATCCCCGCGGGTGTCGAGACGGGCACCCGCATCCGGCTGTCGCACATGGGCGACGCCGGCGTGGGCGGCGGGCCCAAGGGCGACCTCTACGTGGAGATCCGCGAGCGCGCGCACAAGACCTTCGAGCGTCGCGGCGACGACCTGCACTGCACGCTGGAGGTGCCGATGACCGCGGCGGCGCTGGGCACGGTCCTGAACGTCGAGACGTTCGACGGTGAGCAGGAGGTGGACGTCACTCGGGGCACCCATGCGGGCCACACGGTGCGGCTCAAGGGCTTGGGCGTGGGACGGCTCCAGCGCGCCGGCCGTGGGGACCTGTACGTGCACCTGGACGTGCAGACCCCTACCGAGCTCACCGACGAGCAGCAGGAGCTGCTCGAGCGTCTGGCGGCGCTCCGCGGCGAGGAGATGCCGCAGGCGCGCCTCGCGCCGATCGGCGGGGGCGTGTTCTCGCGTCTCAAGGACGCGTTCAAGGGCCGGAGCTGAGCCGACGGTGACGGCTCCCGTCTTCGTGTGCGCGGCGGCGCGTGACGCCGCGGTGGGCGACCTGCTGACGCTCGACGGGCCTGAGGCACGCCACGCCGTCACGGTCCAGCGCCGCGTGCTGGGGGAGGTCGTCGACCTGGTCGACGGCGCGGGCCGGCGCGCGGGCGGACCGATCGCCGAGATCGGCGACGGCTGGCTCCGGGTGCGCGTCGCGCACGTGGCAGCCGACGACGACCCGTCCGTGACGCTGGTGCAGGCGCTCGCCAAGGGTGGTCGGGACGAGCAGGCGGTGGAGGCCGCGGTGGAGCTCGGCGTGACCGCGGTGGTGCCTTGGCAGGCAGACCGATCCATCGTGCAATGGCGCGGACCCAAGGCGGACAAGGCGCGTGGCAGATGGGAGTCGCTCGTGCTCGCGGCGACCAAGCAGAGCCGAAGGGCGCTGCTCGCCGAGGTTGCTGCCGTGGTGACGAGTCGCGAGCTCGCCGCGCTCATCCGGGACGAGGTTGCCGCCGGTGGGAGGGTGCTCGTGCTGCACGAGGTCGCGGCCGTCCCGCTCGCCGGGCTGAGCTGGGAGGATCCCCGCCAGGCGGTCACGCTGGTGGTCGGACCCGAGGGCGGGATCTCGGACGACGAGCTTGCGCGGATGGTCGACGCAGGCGCCGAGGCCGTGCTTCTGGGACCTCACGTGCTGCGCGCGGCGACAGCGGGTCCGGCAGCGATCGCCGCGCTCGCTGCGCTGCGTCGCACCTGGTGACCCGGTGACGCGCATGTCACCCCGACGCCCTACCCTGGACCTATGACCGACTGCCTGTTCTGCCGGATCGTCGCCGGTGAGATCCCTGCGGATGTCGTTGCCGAGACCGACTCTGTGATCGCGTTCCGCGACATCGCGCCCAAGGCGCCGGTGCACGTGCTGGTGGTGCCGCGCAGCCACCTCGCGAACGTGGCGGAGGTCGCGAACGCCGACCCCGGCCTGCTCGCGGACATGACCGCGCTCGCGCAGGGCATCGCCGACGCGGAGTGCGGCGGGCAGTTCCGTCTCATCTTCAACACCGGCGCCGAGGCAGGGCAGAGCGTCTTCCACGCGCACGGTCACGTGCTTGGCGGCGCTCCGCTCGGATGGGAGCCTGCGTGACGTCCAGCCGCGAGATCCTCGTCGAGGATGCCGCCACCATGCCAGAGCTGCTTGGCAGCGGCGACGCGGTGCTCCGCGAGGTGGAGCGCGCGTACCCTGACGTCGACTTCCACGTGCGGGGCAACCGGATCATGCTCAGCGGGGAGGAGGCGCAGGTCGCCGCCGCCGCCACCGCGGTGGACGAGCTCCGGTCGGTGCTCGCCGCCGGGGTGCCGCTCACGGCGGACATCGCGCGTGAGTCGGTGCGGATGCTTCGCAGCGTGCAGGGCGTCGCGTCCGCGGCAGCTGCCGCGGCGGGTGCCGGACGGCGCGAGAGCCGGCCGACGGAGGTGCTCGCACGGTCGATCCTTTCCACCAGGGGACGCACCATTCGCCCGCGCACCGCCGGGCAGGCGAGCTACGTGACGGCGATCGAGAACCACACCATCACCTTCGGCATCGGGCCCGCGGGCACAGGCAAGACCTACCTGGCGATGGCTCAGGCTGTCGCGGCGCTGCAGGCGAAGAAGGTCAACCGCATCGTCCTCACGCGTCCGGCAGTGGAGGCCGGTGAGCGGCTCGGATTCCTTCCTGGCAGCCTGAACGACAAGATCGACCCATACCTGCGACCTTTGTACGACGCGCTGCACGACATG
This genomic window contains:
- the hrcA gene encoding heat-inducible transcriptional repressor HrcA; this translates as MTEERRRAVLRAIVEGYVETSEPIGSKALAARTGLGVSPATIRNDMAILEEEGLITQPHTSAGRIPTDKGYRSFVDYLALTSLPDSHKRAITTFLSDALDLNDVIERSVRMLSQLTRQVAVVQYPSLRESAVQRVELVALGLDRILVVVISADARVEQSTVLVTTAVIQDELDRAVREINEIAMGRTPTALEPPLSAWADRPGQPAWVAGVTSAVIQAARGGTVQRVIFAGASNLARGSDLEADAIGPVLDALEEQVVLLRLLHEMTSGDSDVAVRIGHETRNDALARTSIVAAGYGSGPSVSLLGALGPTRMDYPSTMAAVRAVARYLSKVVDA
- the dnaJ gene encoding molecular chaperone DnaJ; translation: MTDYYAVLGLSRNATDAEIKKAYRKLAREHHPDVAGPEGEERFKEVGAAYEVLSNPEKKAMYDRGVDPRSSAGSQGGAQGFGFEDIFESFFGGGSPFGGQQRGPASRTQRGGDQLVVTEVTLEEAVFGVTREVVVDLADVCSTCSGSCCAPGTQPTTCTTCRGAGHVQRVARSLLGNVMTSSPCPDCGGYGTIIASPCPDCAGRGRTHSRHTIKVDIPAGVETGTRIRLSHMGDAGVGGGPKGDLYVEIRERAHKTFERRGDDLHCTLEVPMTAAALGTVLNVETFDGEQEVDVTRGTHAGHTVRLKGLGVGRLQRAGRGDLYVHLDVQTPTELTDEQQELLERLAALRGEEMPQARLAPIGGGVFSRLKDAFKGRS
- a CDS encoding 16S rRNA (uracil(1498)-N(3))-methyltransferase, which codes for MTAPVFVCAAARDAAVGDLLTLDGPEARHAVTVQRRVLGEVVDLVDGAGRRAGGPIAEIGDGWLRVRVAHVAADDDPSVTLVQALAKGGRDEQAVEAAVELGVTAVVPWQADRSIVQWRGPKADKARGRWESLVLAATKQSRRALLAEVAAVVTSRELAALIRDEVAAGGRVLVLHEVAAVPLAGLSWEDPRQAVTLVVGPEGGISDDELARMVDAGAEAVLLGPHVLRAATAGPAAIAALAALRRTW
- a CDS encoding histidine triad nucleotide-binding protein; this encodes MTDCLFCRIVAGEIPADVVAETDSVIAFRDIAPKAPVHVLVVPRSHLANVAEVANADPGLLADMTALAQGIADAECGGQFRLIFNTGAEAGQSVFHAHGHVLGGAPLGWEPA
- a CDS encoding PhoH family protein — protein: MGACVTSSREILVEDAATMPELLGSGDAVLREVERAYPDVDFHVRGNRIMLSGEEAQVAAAATAVDELRSVLAAGVPLTADIARESVRMLRSVQGVASAAAAAAGAGRRESRPTEVLARSILSTRGRTIRPRTAGQASYVTAIENHTITFGIGPAGTGKTYLAMAQAVAALQAKKVNRIVLTRPAVEAGERLGFLPGSLNDKIDPYLRPLYDALHDMVDPESIPRLMEAGTIEVAPLAYMRGRTLNDAFVILDEAQNTTREQMKMFLTRLGFGSTMVVTGDITQVDLPGGTTSGLRAASEILEGVEDIAFCRLGAEDVVRHRLVSDIITAYEASEQRAGDRPLGQQRRFERRDSHDRHGREHRDRPARTQEDDE